One window of Arthrobacter oryzae genomic DNA carries:
- the kynA gene encoding tryptophan 2,3-dioxygenase has product MSVEKNTRKLEKDIVRDFSSRMSYASYLQLPTLLSAQQPVSDPEHHDELLFIIQHQTTELWLKLVLHELRSAAAWLRSDDLGSALKAIARVKHIQKTLTEQWSVLATLTPTEYSQFRGFLGNSSGFQSSQYRAVEFVLGNKNRKMLPVFESDPEAYEQLSRVLEAPSIYDEFLAYLHRQGFDIPASLLERDVTKAHQFCPELVPVFKHIYENAASNWGAYEACEELVDLEDNFQLWRFRHLRTVQRTIGMKSGTGGSSGAAFLQKALELTFFPELFAVRTEIGQ; this is encoded by the coding sequence GTGTCCGTAGAGAAAAACACAAGGAAACTGGAAAAGGACATTGTCCGGGATTTCAGTTCACGGATGAGCTATGCGTCGTACCTGCAACTGCCCACGCTGCTCAGCGCGCAGCAACCGGTCAGCGATCCTGAACACCACGACGAACTGCTCTTCATCATCCAGCACCAGACCACTGAGCTGTGGCTGAAGCTGGTCCTTCACGAGCTGCGCAGTGCCGCGGCCTGGCTCCGCAGCGACGACCTTGGCTCCGCGCTGAAAGCGATTGCGCGGGTCAAACACATCCAGAAGACCTTGACCGAGCAGTGGTCCGTGCTGGCCACGCTGACACCCACCGAGTATTCACAGTTCCGCGGCTTCCTGGGCAACTCGTCGGGGTTCCAGTCCAGCCAGTACCGTGCCGTGGAGTTCGTCCTCGGCAACAAAAACCGCAAGATGCTGCCGGTATTCGAGTCAGACCCGGAAGCGTATGAGCAACTGAGCCGCGTACTGGAAGCGCCGAGCATCTACGACGAATTCCTGGCCTACCTCCACCGGCAGGGCTTCGATATCCCGGCATCCCTGCTGGAACGCGACGTCACCAAGGCTCACCAGTTCTGCCCGGAACTGGTGCCGGTGTTCAAGCACATCTACGAGAATGCGGCAAGCAACTGGGGCGCCTACGAGGCCTGCGAAGAACTCGTGGACCTGGAGGACAACTTCCAGCTGTGGAGGTTCCGGCACCTGCGGACGGTGCAACGGACCATCGGCATGAAGTCCGGGACCGGCGGGTCCAGCGGGGCCGCGTTCCTGCAGAAGGCCCTGGAACTGACCTTCTTCCCCGAGCTTTTCGCTGTCAGGACGGAGATCGGCCAGTGA
- a CDS encoding bifunctional riboflavin kinase/FAD synthetase: MVHIWNDPSEVPADFGPTVVTFGNFDGVHRGHQQVLSQLIRTARLNRARAVAITFDPHPAQVHRPESAPELIMGLEDKLVALGELGLDAVLVMKYSLELASLTPEEFVASVLVDSLKVSHVVIGHDARFGRGNSGDLSTMQELGEKFGFTVQVISEFGSEGFPIHDDGGTDRRCSSTWVREALRDGDVSTAAAVLGRPHRMRGAVVHGAARGRALGFPTANLASDASGYIPADGIYAGWLVDQAGTRWPAAISVGSNPTFDGVSRQVEAHVIDRPEEPVENFDLYDQTVVVEFVARLRGMVAYRGPEALVDQMRLDVVQAHDILFRR; encoded by the coding sequence ATGGTCCACATCTGGAACGATCCGTCCGAGGTCCCAGCGGACTTCGGCCCTACCGTCGTCACGTTCGGCAATTTCGACGGCGTGCATCGGGGGCATCAGCAGGTGCTCTCACAGCTCATCCGCACCGCCCGACTGAACCGTGCCCGCGCCGTCGCGATCACCTTTGACCCCCACCCCGCCCAGGTGCACCGGCCCGAATCCGCGCCCGAACTCATCATGGGCCTCGAAGACAAGCTCGTCGCCCTGGGTGAGCTGGGCCTGGATGCCGTCCTGGTGATGAAGTACTCCCTGGAACTGGCAAGCCTCACGCCGGAAGAGTTCGTTGCCAGCGTCCTCGTCGACAGCCTCAAAGTCAGCCACGTGGTGATCGGCCACGACGCCCGCTTCGGCCGCGGCAACTCCGGTGACTTGTCCACCATGCAGGAACTGGGCGAGAAGTTCGGGTTCACCGTCCAGGTCATCAGTGAGTTCGGTTCTGAAGGTTTTCCCATTCACGACGACGGCGGCACGGACCGCCGTTGTTCGTCCACCTGGGTTCGTGAGGCCTTGCGGGACGGCGACGTCTCCACGGCAGCAGCCGTCCTGGGCCGTCCCCACCGGATGCGCGGCGCGGTGGTCCACGGCGCTGCCCGCGGCCGTGCGCTCGGTTTCCCCACCGCCAATCTGGCGTCGGACGCCAGCGGCTACATTCCGGCCGACGGCATCTACGCCGGCTGGCTCGTTGACCAGGCCGGCACCAGATGGCCGGCGGCCATCTCCGTGGGTTCCAATCCCACGTTTGACGGCGTCAGCAGGCAGGTTGAAGCACACGTCATCGACCGGCCGGAAGAGCCCGTTGAAAACTTCGATCTGTACGACCAGACAGTAGTTGTGGAGTTCGTGGCGCGCCTGCGGGGCATGGTGGCGTACCGTGGGCCGGAGGCGCTCGTCGATCAGATGCGCCTGGACGTCGTCCAGGCCCACGACATCCTGTTCCGGCGCTGA
- the rpsO gene encoding 30S ribosomal protein S15 produces the protein MALDAAVKQSIIKDFATSEGDTGSPEVQVAVLTQRIKDLTEHMKEHKHDFHTQRGLLAMVGRRKRMLTYLKNTDIARYRALIERLGLRR, from the coding sequence GTGGCACTTGACGCCGCTGTAAAGCAGTCCATCATCAAGGATTTCGCAACGTCCGAAGGCGACACCGGTTCGCCGGAGGTCCAGGTTGCAGTCCTGACTCAGCGGATCAAGGATCTCACTGAGCACATGAAGGAGCACAAGCACGACTTCCACACCCAGCGCGGTCTGCTGGCCATGGTTGGTCGTCGCAAGCGTATGCTCACCTACCTCAAGAACACTGACATTGCACGCTACCGTGCGCTCATCGAGCGCCTCGGCCTGCGCCGCTAG
- a CDS encoding adenylate kinase: MTSIPATPGRVLFYGVTGSGKSSAARAYAHASGLPEFSADDDIGWLPGWQQRSVEHQRQLAADVASRDRWVLDSAYGAWRDIVVPRAELVVALDYPRWLSLARLIRRSVRRVITRQPVCNGNVETLARLFAGDSIFYWHFNSFARKRRVFREWQADPDMPPVLVFRRPRDLDSWLAQVAAATPRPGRG; this comes from the coding sequence GTGACATCCATTCCGGCAACTCCAGGCCGCGTCCTCTTCTACGGTGTGACGGGCAGCGGTAAGTCGTCGGCGGCCCGCGCTTACGCCCACGCGTCAGGGCTCCCGGAGTTTTCAGCAGATGACGACATTGGCTGGCTTCCCGGCTGGCAGCAACGCAGCGTCGAACACCAGCGGCAGCTCGCGGCTGATGTCGCGTCCCGCGACCGCTGGGTGTTGGACAGCGCCTACGGGGCCTGGCGAGACATTGTTGTACCCCGGGCCGAGCTGGTTGTCGCCTTGGACTATCCGCGGTGGCTGTCGCTTGCCAGGCTGATCCGCCGCTCGGTCCGACGAGTCATCACCAGGCAGCCCGTCTGCAATGGAAACGTGGAAACGCTGGCGAGGCTCTTCGCGGGCGACTCGATCTTCTACTGGCACTTCAATTCATTCGCCAGGAAGAGGCGCGTCTTCCGGGAATGGCAGGCCGATCCGGACATGCCGCCGGTGTTGGTGTTTCGCAGGCCGAGGGACCTGGACAGCTGGCTGGCCCAGGTTGCCGCCGCCACGCCACGTCCTGGGCGCGGCTGA
- the kynU gene encoding kynureninase, with protein MSTVHQTQEALRQRAVELDAADPLAGYRDHFVGTDTDLSYLDGNSLGRPLKRTAKDINSFIQHSWGGRLIRGWDEEWLRLPEAIGDQLGRAVLGAAPGQTIIADSTTVVLYKLIRAALAAVKDPARTEIVLDTDNFPTDRYLLEGIAREEGLSLRWIEADPAAGVTVEQVRRAAGPATAVVVLSQIAYRSGYLADLPAITAAVHDAGALVVWDLCHSAGSVEINLDAASVDFAAGCTYKYLNGGPGSPAFAYVNARHLPGLSQPIWGWMGRKDAFEMAAGYEPAPGIRSFLSGTPAIFGMIAMQGTLDLIEEAGMAALREKSRKLTAFALELHDAWLAPAGVELSTPRDPEQRGSHITVDHPGFREMTAELWAQDVIPDFRAPHGIRIGLSPLSTSFLEVYRGVAAIRDLLPRP; from the coding sequence GTGAGCACGGTTCACCAGACTCAAGAGGCCCTGCGGCAGCGCGCCGTCGAGCTCGACGCCGCGGACCCGCTGGCGGGCTACCGAGACCATTTCGTCGGAACGGACACCGACCTTTCCTATCTGGACGGGAACTCGCTGGGCCGCCCGCTGAAGCGGACCGCCAAGGACATCAACAGCTTTATCCAGCACAGCTGGGGCGGCCGGCTGATCCGCGGCTGGGACGAGGAATGGCTCCGGCTGCCGGAGGCCATCGGCGACCAGCTGGGCCGGGCGGTGCTGGGAGCTGCTCCCGGGCAGACCATCATCGCCGACTCCACCACCGTTGTCCTTTACAAGCTGATCCGTGCGGCCCTCGCGGCGGTCAAGGATCCGGCCAGAACCGAAATCGTCCTGGACACAGACAACTTCCCCACGGACCGCTACCTTCTGGAGGGCATCGCCCGGGAAGAAGGGCTGTCGCTGCGATGGATCGAAGCCGATCCCGCCGCCGGGGTGACCGTTGAACAGGTGCGGCGGGCTGCCGGGCCGGCCACCGCCGTCGTGGTTCTCAGCCAGATCGCCTACCGCTCCGGCTACCTCGCCGACCTGCCGGCGATCACTGCGGCAGTGCACGACGCCGGCGCACTGGTGGTGTGGGACCTCTGCCACTCCGCCGGGTCGGTGGAGATCAACCTGGACGCCGCCAGCGTCGACTTCGCCGCAGGCTGCACTTATAAGTACCTCAACGGCGGACCGGGTTCACCGGCCTTCGCGTATGTCAATGCCCGGCACCTGCCCGGGCTGAGCCAGCCGATCTGGGGATGGATGGGCCGCAAGGACGCTTTCGAGATGGCGGCAGGGTATGAGCCGGCCCCCGGCATCCGCAGCTTCCTCAGCGGAACGCCGGCCATCTTCGGGATGATCGCCATGCAGGGCACGTTGGACCTGATCGAAGAAGCCGGGATGGCCGCACTCCGCGAAAAATCCCGGAAGCTCACGGCTTTCGCGCTAGAACTCCACGACGCCTGGCTGGCACCGGCCGGCGTCGAACTGTCCACCCCGCGGGACCCGGAGCAGCGGGGGAGCCACATCACCGTGGACCACCCCGGCTTCCGGGAGATGACCGCCGAGCTCTGGGCACAGGACGTCATCCCGGACTTCCGGGCGCCGCACGGGATCCGGATCGGGCTGTCGCCGCTGAGTACGTCGTTCCTGGAGGTCTACCGCGGTGTTGCCGCCATCCGGGATCTGCTGCCGCGCCCGTAG
- a CDS encoding polyribonucleotide nucleotidyltransferase gives MEGPEIQFSEAVIDNGRFGKRVIRFETGRLAKQAAGAAMVYIDEDTALLSATTAGKHPREGFDFFPLTVDVEERMYAAGRIPGSFFRREGRPSTEAILACRLMDRPLRPAFIKGLRNEVQIVVTVLAINPDELYDVVAINASSMSTQLSGLPFSGPIGGVRVALVADENGSQWVAFPKHSQLENSVFNMVVAGRIAGDDVAIMMVEAEATDNSWNLIKEQGATAPTEEVVSEGLEAAKPFIKALCDAQADLAARAAKPTVEFPVFLDYEDDVYAAVEAAGAEKLAAVFQIADKQERDTASDALKDEVISSLAGQFEGREKELSAAFRSVTKHVVRQRILKDQIRIDGRGLTDIRQLTAEVEVLPRVHGSAIFERGETQIMGVTTLNMLKMEQQIDSLSPVTRKRYMHNYNFPPYSTGETGRVGSPKRREIGHGALAERALVPVLPSREEFPYAIRQVSEALSSNGSTSMGSVCASTLSMLNAGVPLKAAVAGIAMGLVSDQVDGQTRYAALTDILGAEDAFGDMDFKVAGTSEFVTAIQLDTKLDGIPASVLAAALKQAREARLHILDVINSAIDTPDELSEFAPRVIAVKIPVDKIGEVIGPKGKMINQIQEDTGADISIEDDGTVYIGATNGPSADAARSAINAIANPQVPEIGERYLGTVVKTTTFGAFISLTPGKDGLLHISELRKIAGGKRVDNVEDVVSVGQKIQVEITKIDDRGKLSLSPVIAEEEGAESAESVEAAAE, from the coding sequence TTGGAGGGTCCCGAAATCCAGTTCTCAGAAGCCGTCATTGACAATGGCCGCTTCGGCAAGCGTGTAATCCGCTTCGAAACCGGCCGCCTTGCCAAGCAGGCAGCCGGCGCAGCCATGGTGTACATCGACGAAGACACCGCGCTGCTGTCCGCAACCACCGCCGGCAAGCACCCGCGTGAAGGCTTCGACTTCTTCCCGCTGACCGTTGACGTCGAAGAGCGTATGTACGCCGCCGGCCGCATCCCGGGCTCGTTCTTCCGCCGCGAAGGCCGCCCGTCCACCGAAGCCATCCTGGCGTGCCGCCTCATGGACCGCCCGCTGCGTCCGGCCTTCATCAAGGGCCTGCGCAACGAGGTCCAGATCGTCGTCACCGTGCTGGCGATCAACCCGGACGAGCTCTACGACGTCGTGGCCATCAACGCCTCCTCGATGTCCACCCAGCTCTCCGGCCTGCCCTTCTCCGGCCCGATCGGCGGCGTCCGCGTTGCCCTCGTTGCCGACGAGAACGGCTCGCAGTGGGTTGCGTTCCCGAAGCACTCCCAGCTTGAGAACTCCGTGTTCAACATGGTTGTTGCCGGCCGCATCGCCGGTGACGACGTCGCCATCATGATGGTCGAAGCCGAAGCGACGGACAACTCCTGGAACCTGATCAAGGAACAGGGCGCCACGGCTCCCACCGAAGAGGTTGTTTCCGAAGGCCTTGAGGCTGCCAAGCCGTTCATCAAGGCGCTGTGCGATGCGCAGGCCGACCTCGCCGCCCGTGCCGCAAAGCCGACCGTCGAGTTCCCGGTCTTCCTCGACTACGAGGACGACGTTTACGCCGCCGTTGAGGCTGCCGGAGCCGAGAAGCTTGCCGCTGTCTTCCAGATCGCTGACAAGCAGGAGCGCGACACCGCTTCGGACGCCCTGAAGGACGAGGTCATCTCTTCCCTGGCCGGTCAGTTCGAAGGCCGCGAGAAGGAGCTGTCCGCAGCGTTCCGCTCGGTCACCAAGCACGTTGTGCGCCAGCGTATCCTCAAGGACCAGATCCGCATCGACGGCCGTGGCCTGACGGACATCCGCCAGCTCACCGCCGAGGTTGAGGTCCTGCCCCGCGTCCACGGTTCGGCCATCTTCGAGCGCGGCGAGACCCAGATCATGGGTGTCACCACGCTGAACATGCTGAAGATGGAACAGCAGATCGACTCGCTGTCTCCCGTGACGCGCAAGCGCTACATGCACAACTACAACTTCCCGCCGTACTCCACCGGTGAGACCGGTCGTGTGGGCTCGCCCAAGCGCCGCGAAATCGGCCACGGTGCCCTGGCAGAGCGCGCGCTCGTGCCGGTGCTGCCGTCCCGCGAGGAATTCCCGTACGCCATCCGCCAGGTGTCTGAGGCTCTCAGCTCCAACGGTTCGACGTCGATGGGTTCCGTCTGCGCCTCCACGCTCTCCATGCTCAACGCTGGTGTGCCGCTGAAGGCAGCTGTTGCCGGTATCGCCATGGGCCTGGTTTCCGACCAGGTTGACGGTCAGACCCGCTACGCAGCGCTGACCGATATCCTCGGCGCCGAAGACGCTTTCGGCGACATGGACTTCAAGGTTGCCGGTACGTCCGAGTTCGTCACGGCCATCCAGCTGGACACCAAGCTCGACGGCATCCCCGCGTCCGTGCTGGCAGCAGCACTGAAGCAGGCCCGCGAAGCCCGCCTGCACATCCTGGATGTCATCAACTCCGCGATCGACACCCCGGATGAGCTCTCGGAGTTCGCGCCGCGCGTCATCGCGGTCAAGATCCCGGTTGACAAGATCGGCGAGGTCATTGGGCCCAAGGGCAAGATGATCAACCAGATCCAGGAAGACACCGGCGCCGACATCTCCATCGAGGACGACGGCACGGTCTACATTGGCGCCACCAACGGTCCGTCTGCCGACGCAGCACGCTCCGCCATCAACGCCATCGCCAACCCGCAGGTTCCGGAAATCGGCGAGCGCTACCTGGGTACGGTCGTCAAGACCACCACCTTCGGTGCCTTCATTTCCCTGACCCCGGGCAAGGATGGCCTGCTGCACATCTCCGAGCTGCGCAAGATCGCCGGCGGCAAGCGCGTTGACAACGTCGAGGACGTCGTCTCCGTGGGCCAGAAGATCCAGGTCGAGATCACCAAGATCGACGACCGCGGAAAGCTGTCCCTGTCCCCGGTTATCGCCGAGGAAGAAGGCGCTGAAAGCGCTGAGTCCGTCGAGGCTGCTGCAGAGTAG
- a CDS encoding GNAT family N-acetyltransferase: MPEFSIHDSSELSDAEVIDLYESVGWTSYTAEPAVLLRAIRGSAFVVACRNDAGTLVGLARAISDDATICYIQDILVNPAFQASGAGRAMLKAIQSRYGHVRQTVLITDNEAGQRAFYEALGFTEGSDFRPEPLRMFAVFR, encoded by the coding sequence ATGCCAGAGTTCAGCATTCACGACAGCAGCGAGCTTTCCGACGCGGAAGTCATTGACTTGTACGAATCAGTGGGTTGGACCAGCTACACGGCTGAACCCGCCGTGCTCCTCCGAGCGATCCGCGGATCTGCGTTCGTAGTGGCTTGCCGAAACGATGCCGGGACGCTCGTGGGTCTGGCGCGCGCAATCTCTGACGACGCCACCATCTGCTACATACAGGACATCCTGGTCAATCCAGCGTTTCAGGCTTCCGGCGCCGGCCGTGCCATGCTGAAAGCCATCCAGTCCAGATACGGGCACGTCAGGCAGACGGTGCTCATCACGGACAACGAAGCCGGACAACGCGCGTTCTACGAGGCCCTGGGATTCACCGAAGGCTCGGATTTCAGACCGGAACCGTTGAGGATGTTCGCCGTGTTCCGGTAG
- a CDS encoding DUF937 domain-containing protein has protein sequence MTDIREILEQIPVDQIAGLLGTDRASAQAAVEAAVPTLLAGMQSNAQAPDGAASLESALAQHQDGLIDGGVDASQVDTADGEKIVSHVFGGQQDQVASQLAGTANLGGVGGDLVRKLLPILAPIVMSYLANKVLGGRNAPAGGGVGGDAAGTPAGPGGIDLGSILGGILGGGSQGGGSQGGLGDILGGILGGGAQGGQQSRGAVVPESVNKSAPQTPTGPLGQPRPQAGAPVPGEVIDVDLPGERAGNRTDDRPEDKKDDGGGLGGLLGGLFGKK, from the coding sequence ATGACTGACATCCGCGAGATCCTTGAACAGATTCCCGTTGACCAGATTGCCGGGCTGCTCGGCACGGACAGGGCATCCGCCCAGGCTGCCGTCGAGGCTGCGGTGCCCACCCTCCTCGCCGGCATGCAGAGCAACGCACAGGCGCCGGATGGCGCCGCCTCCCTTGAGTCAGCACTTGCCCAGCACCAGGACGGCCTCATCGACGGCGGCGTGGATGCTTCGCAGGTAGACACCGCCGACGGCGAAAAGATCGTCAGCCATGTTTTCGGCGGACAACAGGACCAGGTGGCCAGCCAGCTCGCGGGGACTGCCAACCTCGGCGGAGTGGGCGGCGACCTCGTCCGGAAGCTCCTGCCCATACTGGCGCCCATCGTGATGTCCTACCTCGCCAACAAGGTTCTTGGCGGCCGGAACGCGCCGGCAGGCGGCGGGGTAGGCGGCGATGCTGCAGGCACCCCGGCCGGACCGGGTGGAATCGACCTCGGCAGCATCCTGGGCGGCATTCTTGGCGGCGGGTCGCAGGGAGGCGGGTCGCAAGGCGGGCTCGGGGACATCCTCGGGGGCATCCTGGGCGGGGGTGCGCAAGGTGGCCAGCAGTCCCGCGGCGCAGTAGTACCGGAGTCTGTGAATAAATCGGCGCCGCAAACCCCGACCGGGCCGCTGGGCCAGCCGAGGCCGCAGGCCGGCGCGCCCGTTCCGGGCGAAGTGATCGACGTCGATCTCCCGGGCGAGCGGGCCGGGAACCGGACCGACGATCGTCCTGAGGATAAAAAGGACGACGGCGGCGGGCTCGGCGGGCTGCTGGGCGGGCTCTTCGGAAAGAAATAG
- a CDS encoding HNH endonuclease signature motif containing protein, translating to MEVLGELADAGGALRWAKLPAAASAVRPASGPGLRSVPAGPQPSQAIASDGGEPGDLARVLGLMAALSSTAVAGSAVMSFREAADFAANVEEIARSMEYLQVVAAGAVERTRREAVSAARAGSGSGSGVDWTTGWGSQKSTAPDPGDDGCRNTTEFLRMRLRIGAGEARRRLALAEAVLPTTGITGHTEPPERPELAAAVAAGTVASRAASIITLALDRVRHHAPEDAVARMEHNLTSAAAEHDTDFLSRIARRWVDGLDQDGSEPSEEELRHRQGAFIRKPRRGLHHVEIFATPDQYEPLLTAMNTATNPRTRPGDTDTTSADALDPRTRPQRLLDGLVGASKAGLSTGDLPAAGGLRPQVMVTIDYRDLLDKLEQGIPGTGSFTFTGPVTAATVRKIACDADIIPVLLGSQGRILDIGRTTRIFPPHIRKAITARDQGCAFPSCTIPAPWCEAHHITYWSHGGATSTDNGTLLCSHHHHLIHKEQWHIQVKTGIPWFIPPPHIDPRQVPRRNNYFRLE from the coding sequence ATGGAGGTCTTGGGGGAACTCGCTGACGCAGGAGGGGCGTTGCGGTGGGCCAAATTGCCCGCCGCCGCTTCTGCTGTTCGGCCCGCTTCCGGTCCTGGCCTGCGCAGCGTCCCCGCCGGACCGCAGCCTTCTCAGGCGATAGCGTCCGACGGCGGTGAGCCCGGTGATCTCGCCCGGGTCCTTGGGCTGATGGCGGCTTTGAGTTCGACGGCGGTTGCCGGCTCTGCGGTGATGAGCTTCCGGGAGGCGGCTGACTTCGCTGCGAACGTTGAGGAAATCGCCCGGTCCATGGAATACCTGCAAGTGGTCGCAGCCGGGGCTGTGGAGCGGACCCGGCGGGAGGCTGTTTCTGCGGCACGGGCTGGCTCTGGCTCCGGTTCCGGGGTTGATTGGACCACGGGGTGGGGCAGCCAGAAGTCCACAGCCCCGGATCCGGGTGACGACGGGTGCCGGAACACTACCGAGTTCCTGCGTATGAGGCTGAGGATCGGTGCCGGCGAAGCCCGCCGCCGGCTTGCGCTGGCCGAAGCGGTGCTGCCAACGACCGGGATCACCGGGCACACCGAGCCGCCGGAACGGCCCGAACTCGCCGCCGCCGTGGCCGCGGGGACCGTTGCGTCCCGCGCCGCGAGCATCATCACCCTGGCCCTGGACCGGGTCCGCCATCATGCCCCCGAAGACGCCGTGGCCCGGATGGAACACAACCTCACCAGCGCAGCGGCGGAACACGACACCGATTTCCTCTCCCGTATCGCCCGGCGCTGGGTCGACGGGCTCGACCAGGACGGCTCCGAACCGTCCGAGGAAGAACTCCGGCACCGCCAAGGCGCGTTCATCCGGAAACCTCGGCGGGGACTGCACCACGTGGAAATCTTCGCCACCCCGGACCAGTACGAGCCCCTCCTGACCGCGATGAACACCGCCACTAACCCCCGCACCCGCCCTGGCGACACGGACACCACTTCAGCCGATGCCCTGGACCCGCGGACCAGGCCGCAGCGGCTCCTCGACGGCCTCGTCGGCGCCTCCAAAGCAGGACTCAGCACCGGAGACCTGCCCGCTGCCGGCGGGCTGCGGCCACAGGTCATGGTCACCATCGACTACCGCGACCTGCTCGACAAACTCGAACAAGGCATCCCGGGCACGGGCTCCTTCACGTTCACGGGACCCGTCACCGCCGCCACCGTCCGGAAGATCGCCTGCGATGCGGACATCATCCCCGTCCTCCTCGGCAGCCAGGGCCGCATCCTGGACATCGGCCGCACCACCCGGATCTTCCCGCCGCACATCCGCAAAGCCATCACCGCCCGCGACCAGGGCTGCGCCTTCCCAAGCTGCACCATCCCGGCCCCCTGGTGCGAAGCCCACCACATCACCTACTGGTCACACGGCGGAGCCACCAGCACCGACAACGGCACCCTGCTCTGCAGCCATCACCACCACCTGATCCACAAAGAACAGTGGCACATCCAGGTCAAAACCGGGATCCCCTGGTTCATCCCGCCACCCCACATCGACCCGAGACAGGTTCCGCGAAGAAACAACTACTTCCGGCTCGAATGA
- a CDS encoding M16 family metallopeptidase encodes MTVVPLPLVQNHPGDTLIHGADGGSVVRRSVLPGGVRVLTEAMPGQRSATIGFWVGVGSRDEAHGQHGSTHFLEHLLFKGTRRRTALEIASAFDEVGGESNAATAKESTCYFARVLDTDLPMAIDVIADMITGAVLDPQEMEQERDVILEEIAMDSDDPTDVAHEHFVAAVLGTHPLGRPIGGTPEAIRAVARDSVWDHYRRYYRPDELVITAAGGLDHDVVCGLVVDALHQAGWALEPGTAPVERRSTERADITGTAGLHVVKRPVEQANIIMGCPTIVATDGRRYVMSVLNAVLGGGMSSRLFQEVREKRGLVYSTYSFASSYADAGYFGMYAGCTPSKVRQVVELLGAELDKLAEHGISGEELKKAVGQLCGGIVLALEDTGSRMSRLGRAELVSGEYQDIEETLRQIKNVTVEQVRELAQELAAAPRTVTVVGPFEEDETFGL; translated from the coding sequence ATGACTGTCGTTCCCCTGCCGCTAGTGCAGAACCATCCCGGAGACACCCTGATCCACGGAGCCGACGGCGGGTCCGTTGTCCGCCGGTCCGTGCTCCCTGGCGGCGTGCGTGTACTGACGGAGGCCATGCCGGGCCAGCGTTCCGCGACCATCGGGTTCTGGGTGGGGGTAGGGTCCCGGGACGAAGCCCACGGACAGCACGGATCCACGCATTTCCTGGAACATCTGCTGTTCAAGGGGACCAGACGGCGCACCGCGCTGGAAATTGCGTCCGCCTTCGATGAGGTTGGCGGAGAATCCAATGCGGCCACGGCCAAGGAAAGCACCTGCTACTTTGCCCGCGTCCTGGATACCGACCTCCCGATGGCCATCGATGTCATCGCGGACATGATTACCGGCGCCGTTCTGGACCCCCAGGAGATGGAGCAGGAACGGGACGTCATCCTGGAGGAAATCGCGATGGACAGCGATGATCCCACGGACGTCGCCCATGAGCACTTCGTCGCGGCGGTGCTGGGAACGCACCCGTTGGGACGCCCCATCGGCGGAACCCCCGAGGCCATCCGGGCGGTGGCCCGCGATTCCGTCTGGGACCACTACCGCCGGTACTACCGTCCGGACGAGCTGGTCATCACCGCCGCCGGCGGGCTTGACCACGACGTCGTCTGCGGACTTGTGGTGGACGCGCTCCACCAGGCGGGCTGGGCGCTGGAACCCGGTACGGCTCCCGTGGAGCGGCGTTCCACCGAGCGGGCCGACATCACCGGCACGGCCGGGCTGCACGTGGTCAAACGGCCGGTGGAGCAGGCCAACATCATCATGGGCTGTCCCACGATCGTGGCTACGGACGGGCGCCGCTACGTCATGAGCGTGCTCAATGCCGTCCTGGGCGGCGGCATGTCCTCGCGGCTGTTCCAGGAGGTCCGGGAAAAGCGCGGCCTGGTGTACTCCACGTACTCCTTTGCTTCGTCCTATGCCGATGCAGGCTACTTCGGCATGTATGCGGGGTGCACACCGTCGAAGGTCCGCCAGGTCGTTGAGCTGCTGGGTGCAGAACTGGACAAGCTGGCTGAGCACGGCATTTCCGGCGAGGAACTCAAGAAGGCCGTGGGCCAGCTCTGCGGCGGGATTGTGCTGGCGCTCGAGGACACCGGATCGCGGATGTCGAGGCTGGGCCGGGCCGAGCTGGTCTCCGGCGAATACCAGGACATCGAGGAGACCCTCCGGCAGATCAAGAACGTCACCGTGGAGCAGGTGCGGGAGCTCGCACAGGAGCTGGCGGCAGCGCCGCGGACGGTGACGGTCGTGGGTCCTTTCGAGGAAGACGAAACGTTCGGCCTCTGA